In the Flavobacterium pallidum genome, one interval contains:
- a CDS encoding helix-turn-helix and ligand-binding sensor domain-containing protein, giving the protein MKRILIIAFSFVFAAAHAQELLPFVENFTKTEYGGDNQNWNVAQGNDNAIYFANNHYFLRYNGVKWEKYTLPNKTVIRSVFIDGDKIYTGSYKEFGYWKRIQGKMKYFSLTGKDLFSGSDNEEIWKIFKLNGRIYFQSFNEIFIYDQAGIRKIRFPFQISYCYIVDNQIYVASVRQGIYVMDGTHFTKKAHWSQVDNNVIHHIEKSNGRIYVFTKTNGVYVTENERLVPWDNPLNDKLKQQVIVTAKFVNDSTLAVGTGLQGLYIVDLKDNSYKNFNRENTLRNNAVLSILVDKENDIWLGLDNGIAHVEINSAINVFSDNLGILGSVYGISTIDDGYLFVTNHSVFIYRDKKLQSIPNSQGQVWDIYKIDNRYIIGHNDGTFIFDGKNLKKVNNVNGGWSFYKSDYDHVYFQPNYAGIAYYTDANDFSKSKFLSKLTKPIRNVAQNKPNELWAADNYRSLYRIRYDDNFNTIEIGNISQQNGLTNDFGVKIFTYKNEILFLINKVWYTFNAISEKLVRDNIFNKSFRNISDIIPIDDENFIVVNAGLLYVISQVNNEFVWELIPEKYYEGKLIFESSKAYKTGNKILLNLDDGFISYELGQSEHRADVVRIEAFYQGNLINDNTDIKYNQSVEINVIPGNYGYNRQDLFYKLNGSGDFQRVIKGNLVLNNLHSGNQLVTFYFFNGKDYIKVKDFRFDVDNPWYFSWWMILIYILIISGSFFLYYRWNKFRYMQKLQLKEEELKHEQKILELELKAENELNVQEYEKHILELEIQTKSSEVAGKSLSIAKQSEMIENIQHLLESEDDISKLKNEIRKVVKINSVNKHEWETFETNLNQIHNEFIINLTKKFPSLTSKDIRLCIYLKMNLSSKEIAPMMNISFRGVELHRYRLRKKLNLNQEENLNKFMLAI; this is encoded by the coding sequence GTGAAGCGGATTTTAATTATTGCCTTTTCCTTCGTTTTTGCTGCAGCCCATGCTCAGGAACTGCTTCCGTTTGTCGAAAATTTTACCAAGACCGAATATGGGGGAGACAACCAGAACTGGAACGTAGCCCAGGGGAATGATAACGCGATATATTTTGCGAACAACCATTATTTCCTGCGCTATAACGGCGTGAAATGGGAAAAATATACGCTTCCTAACAAAACGGTGATCCGTTCGGTTTTTATAGATGGGGATAAAATATATACAGGTTCTTATAAGGAGTTTGGTTATTGGAAAAGGATTCAGGGGAAAATGAAATATTTTTCACTTACAGGCAAAGATTTGTTCAGCGGTTCCGATAATGAGGAAATATGGAAAATCTTCAAGCTGAATGGACGGATTTATTTCCAGTCGTTCAATGAAATTTTTATTTATGACCAGGCCGGAATCCGGAAAATCAGATTTCCTTTTCAGATTTCATATTGTTACATTGTTGATAATCAGATTTATGTAGCTTCTGTGCGACAAGGGATTTACGTGATGGATGGTACGCATTTCACCAAAAAGGCACATTGGTCCCAAGTAGACAATAATGTCATCCACCACATCGAAAAATCCAACGGGCGGATTTACGTCTTTACGAAAACAAATGGCGTGTATGTCACTGAAAATGAGCGATTGGTGCCTTGGGACAATCCGCTGAACGACAAGCTGAAGCAACAAGTGATCGTAACGGCCAAATTCGTAAACGACAGTACACTTGCCGTGGGTACCGGGCTTCAGGGCTTATATATTGTCGATTTAAAAGACAACTCCTATAAAAATTTCAACCGCGAAAATACGCTGAGGAATAATGCGGTGCTTTCCATTTTAGTGGATAAGGAAAATGACATATGGCTTGGACTTGACAATGGTATTGCGCATGTCGAGATCAACTCGGCGATTAATGTATTTTCCGACAATCTCGGGATTCTGGGTTCTGTTTATGGAATTTCGACAATTGATGACGGGTATCTCTTTGTCACCAACCACAGCGTTTTTATTTACAGGGATAAAAAATTACAGTCCATACCAAACTCACAGGGGCAGGTTTGGGATATTTATAAAATCGACAACCGATACATTATCGGACACAATGACGGTACATTTATATTTGACGGAAAGAACCTTAAAAAGGTAAATAATGTCAATGGTGGATGGAGTTTTTATAAAAGCGACTATGATCATGTATATTTTCAGCCGAATTATGCAGGAATTGCTTACTATACGGATGCCAATGATTTCTCAAAATCAAAATTCCTGTCAAAATTGACCAAACCTATCAGGAATGTTGCGCAGAATAAACCCAATGAACTTTGGGCTGCCGACAATTACAGGAGCCTTTACAGGATCAGGTATGACGACAATTTCAATACCATTGAGATTGGAAATATTTCGCAGCAAAACGGGCTTACGAATGATTTTGGGGTCAAGATTTTTACTTATAAGAACGAGATTTTGTTCCTTATCAATAAAGTTTGGTATACGTTCAATGCCATCTCTGAAAAGTTGGTTAGGGACAATATCTTCAATAAGTCTTTTCGGAACATTTCGGACATCATCCCGATTGATGATGAGAATTTCATTGTCGTAAATGCGGGTCTGCTGTATGTGATTTCTCAGGTGAATAATGAATTTGTATGGGAATTGATTCCTGAAAAATATTATGAAGGGAAGCTCATTTTTGAAAGCTCTAAAGCATACAAGACAGGCAACAAAATACTGCTGAACCTTGACGACGGATTCATATCATACGAACTTGGCCAATCGGAGCACCGCGCAGATGTGGTGCGTATTGAAGCGTTCTATCAGGGTAATCTTATCAACGATAATACTGACATCAAATACAATCAATCGGTCGAGATCAACGTCATTCCCGGGAATTATGGCTATAACAGGCAGGATTTGTTTTACAAGCTGAATGGTTCAGGCGATTTTCAGCGGGTCATAAAGGGGAATCTGGTGTTGAATAATTTGCACAGTGGCAACCAATTGGTCACTTTTTATTTCTTCAACGGGAAAGATTACATTAAGGTAAAAGATTTTAGGTTTGATGTGGACAATCCGTGGTATTTTTCGTGGTGGATGATATTGATTTACATATTGATCATATCGGGTAGTTTCTTTTTGTATTACCGCTGGAATAAATTTCGCTATATGCAGAAGTTACAGCTTAAGGAAGAAGAACTCAAACATGAGCAGAAAATACTGGAGTTAGAACTCAAAGCCGAAAACGAGCTCAACGTGCAGGAGTATGAAAAGCATATCCTTGAACTCGAGATCCAAACGAAATCCAGCGAGGTTGCGGGTAAATCGCTTTCGATTGCAAAGCAGAGCGAAATGATTGAGAACATCCAGCATTTACTGGAATCAGAAGATGATATTTCTAAGTTGAAGAATGAAATCAGGAAAGTGGTAAAAATCAATTCGGTCAACAAACACGAGTGGGAAACCTTTGAAACCAACCTGAACCAGATCCATAATGAGTTTATCATTAACCTGACAAAAAAATTCCCAAGCTTAACTTCAAAAGACATCCGGTTGTGCATTTATCTTAAAATGAATCTCTCTTCGAAAGAAATTGCACCGATGATGAACATCTCATTTCGCGGGGTGGAGCTTCATAGGTACAGGCTTCGTAAAAAGCTGAATTTAAATCAGGAGGAAAATCTTAATAAATTCATGCTTGCCATTTAA